Proteins encoded by one window of Papio anubis isolate 15944 chromosome 7, Panubis1.0, whole genome shotgun sequence:
- the ALDH6A1 gene encoding methylmalonate-semialdehyde dehydrogenase [acylating], mitochondrial isoform X1 has product MAAVVAAAAAAVRARILQVSSKVKCNSAWYSASSFSSSVPAVKLFIDGKFVESKSDKWIEIHNPATNEVIGRVPQATKAEMDAAIASCKRAFPAWADTSVLSRQQVLLRYQQLIKENLKEIAKLITLEQGKTLADAEGDVFRGLQVVEHACSVTSLMMGETMPSITKDMDLYSYRLPLGVCAGIAPFNFPAMIPLWMFPMAMVCGNTFLMKPSERVPGATMLLAKLLQDSGAPDGTLNIIHGQHEAVNFICDHPDIKAISFVGSNQAGEYIFERGSRHGKRVQANMGAKNHGVVMPDANKENTLNQLVGAAFGAAGQRCMALSTAVLVGEAKKWLPELVERAKNLRVNAGDQPGADLGPLITPQAKERVCNLIDSGTKEGASILLDGRKIKVKGYENGNFVGPTIISNVKPNMTCYKEEIFGPVLVVLETETLDEAIQIVNNNPYGNGTAIFTTNGATARKYAHLVDVGQVGVNVPIPVPLPMFSFTGSRSSFRGDTNFYGKQVTFELKFLSFPLRNFLKDIQEHSGARILQGRACQQLLWGHNQCFSEGSLKKI; this is encoded by the exons GTTTCTTCCAAGGTGAAATGCAATTCCGCCTGGTATTCAGCATCTTCATTCTCTTCTTCAGTG ccAGCTGTAAAGCTCTTCATTGATGGGAAATTTGTTGAATCCAAAAGTGACAAATGGATCGAGATCCACAACCCA GCCACCAATGAGGTCATTGGTCGGGTCCCTCAAGCCACCAAGGCAGAAATGGATGCAGCCATTGCTTCCTGCAAACGTGCTTTTCCTGCATGGGCAGACACTTCAGTATTAAGCCGCCAGCAGGTCTTGCTCCGCTATCAACAACTTATTAAAGAAAACTTG AAAGAAATTGCCAAGTTAATCACATTGGAACAAGGGAAGACCCTAGCTGATGCTGAAGGAGATGTATTTCGAGGCCTTC AGGTGGTTGAGCATGCCTGTAGTGTGACATCCCTCATGATGGGAGAGACCATGCCATCCATCACCAAAGACATGGACCTTTATTCCTACCGTCTGCCTCTGGGAGTGTGTGCAGGCATTGCTCCATTCAATTTTCCCGCCATGATCCCCCTTTGGATGTTTCCCATGGCCATGGTGTGTGGAAATACCTTCCTAATGAAACCATCCGAGCGAGTCCCTGGAGCAACTATGCTTCTTGCTAAGTTGCTCCAGGATTCTGGTGCCCCTGATGGAACATTAAACATCATCCATGGACAACATGAAG ctGTAAATTTTATTTGCGATCATCCGGACATCAAAGCAATCAGCTTTGTGGGATCCAACCAGGCAGGAGAGTATATCTTCGAGAGAGGATCAAGACATGGCAAGAGGGTTCAAGCCAATATG ggagccAAGAACCATGGGGTAGTCATGCCAGATGCCAATAAGGAAAATACCCTGAACCAGCTGGTTGGGGCAGCATTTGGAGCTGCTGGTCAGCGCTGCATGGCTCTTTCAACAGCAGTCCTTGTGGGAGAAGCCAAGAAGTGGCTGCCAGAGCTGGTGGAGCGTGCCAAAAACCTGAGAGTCAATGCAG GAGATCAGCCTGGAGCTGATCTTGGCCCTCTGATCACTCCCCAGGCCAAAGAGCGAGTCTGTAATCTGATTGATAGTGGAACAAAGGAGGGAGCTTCCATCCTTCTTGATGGAcgaaaaattaaagtgaaaggCTATGAAAATGGTAACTTTGTTGGACCAACCATCATCTCGAATGTCAAG CCAAATATGACCTGTTACAAAGAGGAGATTTTTGGTCCAGTTCTTGTGGTTCTGGAGACAGAAACACTGGATGAAGCCATCCAGATTGTAAATAACAACCCATATGGAAATGGAACTGCCATCTTCACCACCAATGGAGCCACTGCTCGGAAATATGCCCACTTGGTGGATGTCGGACAG GTGGGAGTGAATGTCCCCATTCCAGTGCCTTTGCCAATGTTCTCATTCACCGGCTCTCGATCCTCCTTCAGGGGAGACACCAATTTCTATGGCAAACAGGTAACTTTTGAgttaaaatttttgtcttttcccttAAGAAATTTTCTTAAAGATATTCAGGAGCATTCAGGAGCAAGGATTCTGCAAGGAAGGGCCTGCCAGCAGCTTCTGTGGGGTCATAATCAGTGCTTCTCAGAAGGTTCcctaaaaaagatttaa
- the ALDH6A1 gene encoding methylmalonate-semialdehyde dehydrogenase [acylating], mitochondrial isoform X2 yields MAAVVAAAAAAVRARILQVSSKVKCNSAWYSASSFSSSVPAVKLFIDGKFVESKSDKWIEIHNPATNEVIGRVPQATKAEMDAAIASCKRAFPAWADTSVLSRQQVLLRYQQLIKENLKEIAKLITLEQGKTLADAEGDVFRGLQVVEHACSVTSLMMGETMPSITKDMDLYSYRLPLGVCAGIAPFNFPAMIPLWMFPMAMVCGNTFLMKPSERVPGATMLLAKLLQDSGAPDGTLNIIHGQHEAVNFICDHPDIKAISFVGSNQAGEYIFERGSRHGKRVQANMGAKNHGVVMPDANKENTLNQLVGAAFGAAGQRCMALSTAVLVGEAKKWLPELVERAKNLRVNAGDQPGADLGPLITPQAKERVCNLIDSGTKEGASILLDGRKIKVKGYENGNFVGPTIISNVKPNMTCYKEEIFGPVLVVLETETLDEAIQIVNNNPYGNGTAIFTTNGATARKYAHLVDVGQVGVNVPIPVPLPMFSFTGSRSSFRGDTNFYGKQGIQFYTQLKTITSQWKEEDATLSSPAVAMPTMGR; encoded by the exons GTTTCTTCCAAGGTGAAATGCAATTCCGCCTGGTATTCAGCATCTTCATTCTCTTCTTCAGTG ccAGCTGTAAAGCTCTTCATTGATGGGAAATTTGTTGAATCCAAAAGTGACAAATGGATCGAGATCCACAACCCA GCCACCAATGAGGTCATTGGTCGGGTCCCTCAAGCCACCAAGGCAGAAATGGATGCAGCCATTGCTTCCTGCAAACGTGCTTTTCCTGCATGGGCAGACACTTCAGTATTAAGCCGCCAGCAGGTCTTGCTCCGCTATCAACAACTTATTAAAGAAAACTTG AAAGAAATTGCCAAGTTAATCACATTGGAACAAGGGAAGACCCTAGCTGATGCTGAAGGAGATGTATTTCGAGGCCTTC AGGTGGTTGAGCATGCCTGTAGTGTGACATCCCTCATGATGGGAGAGACCATGCCATCCATCACCAAAGACATGGACCTTTATTCCTACCGTCTGCCTCTGGGAGTGTGTGCAGGCATTGCTCCATTCAATTTTCCCGCCATGATCCCCCTTTGGATGTTTCCCATGGCCATGGTGTGTGGAAATACCTTCCTAATGAAACCATCCGAGCGAGTCCCTGGAGCAACTATGCTTCTTGCTAAGTTGCTCCAGGATTCTGGTGCCCCTGATGGAACATTAAACATCATCCATGGACAACATGAAG ctGTAAATTTTATTTGCGATCATCCGGACATCAAAGCAATCAGCTTTGTGGGATCCAACCAGGCAGGAGAGTATATCTTCGAGAGAGGATCAAGACATGGCAAGAGGGTTCAAGCCAATATG ggagccAAGAACCATGGGGTAGTCATGCCAGATGCCAATAAGGAAAATACCCTGAACCAGCTGGTTGGGGCAGCATTTGGAGCTGCTGGTCAGCGCTGCATGGCTCTTTCAACAGCAGTCCTTGTGGGAGAAGCCAAGAAGTGGCTGCCAGAGCTGGTGGAGCGTGCCAAAAACCTGAGAGTCAATGCAG GAGATCAGCCTGGAGCTGATCTTGGCCCTCTGATCACTCCCCAGGCCAAAGAGCGAGTCTGTAATCTGATTGATAGTGGAACAAAGGAGGGAGCTTCCATCCTTCTTGATGGAcgaaaaattaaagtgaaaggCTATGAAAATGGTAACTTTGTTGGACCAACCATCATCTCGAATGTCAAG CCAAATATGACCTGTTACAAAGAGGAGATTTTTGGTCCAGTTCTTGTGGTTCTGGAGACAGAAACACTGGATGAAGCCATCCAGATTGTAAATAACAACCCATATGGAAATGGAACTGCCATCTTCACCACCAATGGAGCCACTGCTCGGAAATATGCCCACTTGGTGGATGTCGGACAG GTGGGAGTGAATGTCCCCATTCCAGTGCCTTTGCCAATGTTCTCATTCACCGGCTCTCGATCCTCCTTCAGGGGAGACACCAATTTCTATGGCAAACAG GGCATCCAATTCTACACTCAGTTAAAGACCATTACTTCTCAGTGGAAAGAAGAGGATGCTACTCTTTCCTCACCTGCTGTTGCCATGCCTACCATGGGCCGTTAG
- the ALDH6A1 gene encoding methylmalonate-semialdehyde dehydrogenase [acylating], mitochondrial isoform X3, which yields MDAAIASCKRAFPAWADTSVLSRQQVLLRYQQLIKENLKEIAKLITLEQGKTLADAEGDVFRGLQVVEHACSVTSLMMGETMPSITKDMDLYSYRLPLGVCAGIAPFNFPAMIPLWMFPMAMVCGNTFLMKPSERVPGATMLLAKLLQDSGAPDGTLNIIHGQHEAVNFICDHPDIKAISFVGSNQAGEYIFERGSRHGKRVQANMGAKNHGVVMPDANKENTLNQLVGAAFGAAGQRCMALSTAVLVGEAKKWLPELVERAKNLRVNAGDQPGADLGPLITPQAKERVCNLIDSGTKEGASILLDGRKIKVKGYENGNFVGPTIISNVKPNMTCYKEEIFGPVLVVLETETLDEAIQIVNNNPYGNGTAIFTTNGATARKYAHLVDVGQVGVNVPIPVPLPMFSFTGSRSSFRGDTNFYGKQVTFELKFLSFPLRNFLKDIQEHSGARILQGRACQQLLWGHNQCFSEGSLKKI from the exons ATGGATGCAGCCATTGCTTCCTGCAAACGTGCTTTTCCTGCATGGGCAGACACTTCAGTATTAAGCCGCCAGCAGGTCTTGCTCCGCTATCAACAACTTATTAAAGAAAACTTG AAAGAAATTGCCAAGTTAATCACATTGGAACAAGGGAAGACCCTAGCTGATGCTGAAGGAGATGTATTTCGAGGCCTTC AGGTGGTTGAGCATGCCTGTAGTGTGACATCCCTCATGATGGGAGAGACCATGCCATCCATCACCAAAGACATGGACCTTTATTCCTACCGTCTGCCTCTGGGAGTGTGTGCAGGCATTGCTCCATTCAATTTTCCCGCCATGATCCCCCTTTGGATGTTTCCCATGGCCATGGTGTGTGGAAATACCTTCCTAATGAAACCATCCGAGCGAGTCCCTGGAGCAACTATGCTTCTTGCTAAGTTGCTCCAGGATTCTGGTGCCCCTGATGGAACATTAAACATCATCCATGGACAACATGAAG ctGTAAATTTTATTTGCGATCATCCGGACATCAAAGCAATCAGCTTTGTGGGATCCAACCAGGCAGGAGAGTATATCTTCGAGAGAGGATCAAGACATGGCAAGAGGGTTCAAGCCAATATG ggagccAAGAACCATGGGGTAGTCATGCCAGATGCCAATAAGGAAAATACCCTGAACCAGCTGGTTGGGGCAGCATTTGGAGCTGCTGGTCAGCGCTGCATGGCTCTTTCAACAGCAGTCCTTGTGGGAGAAGCCAAGAAGTGGCTGCCAGAGCTGGTGGAGCGTGCCAAAAACCTGAGAGTCAATGCAG GAGATCAGCCTGGAGCTGATCTTGGCCCTCTGATCACTCCCCAGGCCAAAGAGCGAGTCTGTAATCTGATTGATAGTGGAACAAAGGAGGGAGCTTCCATCCTTCTTGATGGAcgaaaaattaaagtgaaaggCTATGAAAATGGTAACTTTGTTGGACCAACCATCATCTCGAATGTCAAG CCAAATATGACCTGTTACAAAGAGGAGATTTTTGGTCCAGTTCTTGTGGTTCTGGAGACAGAAACACTGGATGAAGCCATCCAGATTGTAAATAACAACCCATATGGAAATGGAACTGCCATCTTCACCACCAATGGAGCCACTGCTCGGAAATATGCCCACTTGGTGGATGTCGGACAG GTGGGAGTGAATGTCCCCATTCCAGTGCCTTTGCCAATGTTCTCATTCACCGGCTCTCGATCCTCCTTCAGGGGAGACACCAATTTCTATGGCAAACAGGTAACTTTTGAgttaaaatttttgtcttttcccttAAGAAATTTTCTTAAAGATATTCAGGAGCATTCAGGAGCAAGGATTCTGCAAGGAAGGGCCTGCCAGCAGCTTCTGTGGGGTCATAATCAGTGCTTCTCAGAAGGTTCcctaaaaaagatttaa